The Tursiops truncatus isolate mTurTru1 chromosome 16, mTurTru1.mat.Y, whole genome shotgun sequence genome contains the following window.
AAAAATCAGTTAATAAACAAATGCTCCTATCTATATTCTTCTACAGATATTTTTATTACCTGAGAAATCATTCCATGCCCACTAAGTTTTCTGGGGTTAAATGTCTTATAAAAAAGGACAGAGGTCCCTTATAGGGCAGGATGAGAAATCAGAtaactaagaaaaagagaagacttaCACTGATTATCTTAAGTTTGGGGGTTACAAAAAAGCTACAGAGCTGCTAATTTGAGTTTTGCTCCATTTCCTTAGAGAAGTCAATTTATACACAGCTAGTAATGAGGGGAAATTCCTGCTTTGTTTAAGAAGTAAAGACTTACctaggaggaaagaaaaactgtGGGCAAAGTTTAGGAAAAAacagcttattattatttttttaaagtggacggtgtttttttgtttaattattttatttttggctgcattgggtctttattgctgcgtgcgggcttttctctagttgcagcgagcaggggctaatcTTCACTGccatgcatgggcttctcttgttgcagagcacagcctctaggtgcgcgggctcagtagttgtggctcgcgggctctagagtgcaggctcagtagttgtggcgcacaggcttagttgctctgcagcatgtggggtcttcccagaccagggctcgaacccgtgtcccctgcactggcaggcggattcttaagcactgcgccaccaggggagcccgaaaAATCAGCTTATTAAGAGCTTTTAACATCTAGTGTTAAGAGGAGAGTGAACTGGTACTACAGGTCTCCTTTTGCAAGCTCTCTAGGGCAGTAATGTAACTGTAAACGTTTCATGATTCTTTTCATACTTCTTGTACAACTTGTAGGCTGAATGTTTGTTTTACAACACTTCAAATatctattaatatataaaatactcagATAAGATAGGGACtgaatttgtaaaaagaaaaaaaggaaaactccaCATGCTCAATAGGGGATTGGTTATTAATAAATTATGGAATAAACTAGGGAGGGATTAAGTTGGTCCTCAGAATTCAGCCGAAGGACAGGGCTCTGGAAGACCAAAGAGCTAAATGCCTACACTACCAACATTTTTGAAATCCCTGAACTTGTGTGTGATTAATGAATGTGTGATTATGTATATCACCACAACTGTTAAGTGTAATTAgcagtaatataaataaaacataatatttgGATTATTAATATCTATTCATTATTTATCTATCAGATAAAGATAAACATTGTTCATGTTATCTAGAGCGAAAAATCCCCTTATGCCCTTTATATTCTGTTGATATTCAACAGAAGTATAAATGTATGTTTACTAAGATTACAACACCATAATTATTAATGAGGATTATGCAAACATGCAaacatattagaaataaaaatacaagtgaaGGCAATTATCTTAAACCTGCCTCTGAAAATATGTAGAAAGCATCCTTTTCAAGCAGTGTTCGAGAATGCGGGAAACAGTATATGGGAAACTACTTTAGTCACCACTGATGAAATCTGCAAACCCATGAACTGAAGAGAATTTTTATCTTAGTCattatcagagaaaaaaatgctgAACAGCTGGGTGGCAACACCACCACCAGTGGTCCCTTATACTAGCAGAGCTAGCCTAaagatattttgttttccattcacCTCAGTGCAAAGTGATCATTTATTTAGTGTTACAAATATGTAACACAGTACAGGAGCAATCTAATGGCTCATGGCTGAGAAATTATTGTTCTTGTACTATAATGTCAAAATCCACTAAAATTTGATCACTAAAACCAACAatactgtaaaattttttaaaattaaaaaacaacacataaaacctcaaatttattcttttatcctAGAAGGTCCTTCTACAATAGTAAAATATGATTTCAGCCTTGGCTGCAGATGGATTTTAAGACTCAAGATCACTTGGTCAAAATGCAGTACACCTCTAGAATGTATAAAAAACAGAGTTTTACATGAAACCTGAAGAAGAATGAGTCAGAACTGTCTCTCTGTACctgctttttcatctctaaaagtaACCACCTTATAAGGATGTGAATCAAATGATTAAAAgcatggcacacagtaagtgctcaataaatgttggctattatcAGTATGTCCAATGTATCTTACTGATTGTGGAAATTTGTAAAGCCCATTTTTCAAAGTCTGCAGTtatagcagaaaaagaaatttgatacACCAGACTATTCTGAACAGTTGGCATTTCTGGGGGCCTTTCATTTTCTATGTTATACATTTCTGCGGTGTTTGAATTTTACACTGTTCTATCTTCTAGTTAAAAAGAATACTTTAAGAATTACTGAGTTAACAGTAGCTGTTTGTTATTATGTATTTTCTCAATCAACAGTTACTGAAAGTACAAATTAATATCATGTAGGTGTCCTTGAATTTGATACTAAAAAGGGACctttgtatttgaaaaattaagaaacagttTTAGACCTTGATAACAGTTTCAAACTTAAACAAAGCATCTATAATATCAAGACCTCAGTCCATAATTCCAAGAATTTAAGATTATGCTTCTTAATGTAGCCAAGGATTCAGAAGTAGAACACTGAGTACCAATATGAAAAGCACATTGTTAGGAACTCTTGAAGAAGGCAGAGAAGAGTCAAGACAAACCACTGTTTACACATACTGAATTCAAGAACTATTCCTTCTGAATATAACATTACCAAACTTTTAACTAATCTGAGACACCGAATTTACCTCTAGGAAGGAAACTgcatatttaaacaaatttaagtaaaaaacagTTCCATTAAGatgcaaatttatttaaaattctgaaatttaattttgattctaCCTGAGGCAAGTTCCCATGAATCAGAAGAGGATCTTTTTCTTGAGAGAGGTCCATTTTCCTattagcaaaatgagaaaaaaataattaggagtTGGGAGCAGTCAAGAATGTGAACttttcttcataatatttaaaCACAGATTTCTACTCTGAATAAAACAAGCACCAAATTTGGAGGTAAACCCAAacttctataataaaatattttaaattcctaagtcttttcataaaaatgaagtacatttgtatcatatgtaaaaatgtcagttttcataatgtaaatttagaaatttttattaataGCTCAAGATTAATATTAGAGCACTGTACTgtactattattttaataaagaaatagcCTAATATTTGCCTATCAAATAGCTACAACTCTTCAACACTTCTGTTTACGTACTGATACACCACCAAACACTGAAATGTTATGAAAATGGACCAAATGTTACTAACTTCTATTGATCATTAacaaatctcactggtaaaggcaccAACTTCCTTGCAAACAAACCCATGagtttacaaatataattttccagCAGTATAAAATACAACTCCATCCACTCTTAGAATGTCAtagtttggtttatttttggtccatctgattttaaaatctcATAGTATCTTATCAACATAGCACTTTCTTGATATCTCATCTTCCTTTAGTTGCTCTGTATGTAGAAAAGCTTTCTGAAACAGATGTACTTAACAACTTGACTTTCCAGGGGACAGGAACAGCTTTTATGCTAATTCTCAAAACAGAAGTTTGATGAGCTTAAGATGTATCTGGATAGTTTTCATCATATTCTAAGTTTTCTAAGACCCATACTCAACTACTTAAGACATATAACCTAAActagtgattttcaaactttaaagtgCAGCGGAATAATCTGGAAGGCTTGTTAATTGCAGATTGCTGGACTCTACTTCAGTTTCTGGTTCATTGGGTTtggagtggggcctgagaatctacatttctaacaagttcctaggtgatgctgatgttgctagTCCAAGGAACGTTCTGAGAACCTCTGTTCTAAACCATTTCCTGTTGTTTTAGATTTTCCATTCCCTCAAGAATCTCCCTTCAGTGTAGCCTAACTTAAAAATGACTGCACTTGTCTACAAAAAAAATGCTTACTTTCCTGATTAAGAAAGATCTTTGTTCCTGGTCTGAAAAAAATTATGGGCAAAAAACAATGCTTTACTAAGTTTGAAGGACAGTTGGAGGGAATTTAATGAAACTAGCTTCTATACAAACTGTGTATCAGTATTTCCCTAACAAAACGTACCAAATTGTTTCTTAACAATTATCAAACATTTTTAGATTTAGTATCTAAATATGATAAAATAGTAGCCAAGCTAATTCAGCATTTATTGCACATACCAGGTTTGAAAGATTACTATTTCCGGCTGTGACATCATTCTGTTTACTCTGTTCCTGCCTTGGTTTGCATCTTCTTCCTATACTAGAGGATTTTAAGGAAAGAGTGCTTGCTGCTGAGAAAGAATTTTCTGAGTTGATTCTCTGCTCCATTTGCTCCCTTCTCAACCTCTTTAGTTCTCTTTCTCTGCAGTAAGAAGCTAGAGACAACTGGAACTTAGCTCCCAGTGGGCTTTCTCCTGGGTGGTGCCTGGACAGGCTGCTCCTGCTGCTAAGACTTCTGGAGCTGTTCTTGAAGATGTCAGCTTCTGTCACCGCGGCCTGCTTTTTAGAATCTGCACTGATTTTGCCTCGATCTCCATCATTCTTCTCCCTGCTATTTTCATGAATGAAATGTGACTTCCTTCCCTCTGGAGACTGATGTTTTTTCTTCGTCTCTTTTGACAAGAGATATGAAGGAGGAACGTATTTTGTAACTGCCTTTGGACATTTGGTGGCCAGTGACACACAAGGCTGACGTGACTCATGTACACCATGATCTCTATGGTGCTCTTTACCACCCTTCATGAATGCCTCTAAGACGGGGCTCTTTTCTGATGGCACCCTTTTGGGTTTAGATCTTTTTGGTGAGGATAGTTTCCTTTCAAACTGCTCTGTCCCACTGATGGACAATCCACTTTCTCCATATTTGATGTTCGATTTTTGTGGAGAATCCAACATATGTCTATCTAAATAGCCaattaaaacacatacacattgtatgttattaaaaatagcacaaactattacatttgtatatttattataaattattatacttaaaatattaaactatCACAAAAGTTTTCAAATTGATAATTAAATGATACACATATTATTGGGGGGGGGGAATTTAAGACATGATTTAATAGCCTTACTTTCACAAATCTCCCTTTTGTTACATCATGTAAGCTCCCTATAGCTCCACTTATGAAATAAGTTAATTTAATACAGAATCGAAATAGTATACATTATGAACATTATTAACTGGAATATTTTCAATTAAGAAAGCGTAACAGCAAAAAGTTTCTTCATGATGTTTAGAACTTGTTTATCTTTGTAAACaacactgcatcttctttatattttctattttgaacaCCATGTTTAATCAAATTAATAAGTTTAGAGTAGATTTAAAAATTGACtccatcttcctccccaaaagATCCCACAAAAAATGCATTAACAGTATACATACCTTGTTTTGAAGCTGGTTTGAAGAAATCTATAATTGACTGCttcctgaaaataaaagcataactAATATGGGATCACATTAGCAAATATTAAAACTTCAATAATTCAGATTAAGTGGAGAATATCAGTAGATTTATAGACTATAGGCTGAATTTCACTATCTGGTTTAATCAAGTTCTGACAATGACAATAATGCTTTGCTAAActgattataaaaaattttaaaaattaaattcagcaCTTCCTGTAGGAGTAAATTTATAAAAGCAGTATTGAGGTTTATATACTCTATTGTACTAAAATGATAAGACTAGAGTGTGGATCTAAGGAATTGGTAGAGTATTTCCTAGGACTGAAAAGCTTGTTGCTatgtgggagaagaaaagaacttGAGGGGATCTGATCCTATTCCTTCATATCTCCAGTGCCAGGTACAAAATAATGCTCAATAGATGTTTGCTGAACGAATAATGGAGATTATAAAAACTAAGTAAAACCTGAACAGACTCATAACAAGAGTAGATGGTAGAATGGCAAATATGGGTGATTTTGCTGGTCTGGAGAGGCAGATGAAGAGTGTGctgggcaaaagaaagaaaggatcaaGTTCTAACCTTATATTATACTCTTTATACAATACAGTTAATGTTAATCTAAGTAACAGCAAAAACTGGAATGAATCGTGTttcaaaatcttaattttttactAAGAATTCTTAAGATATTTACGAAAATAATGCGTTGCctgggaaaaacacaaaacagagaaaaaggagtAAGTTAACAAgaataacaaaaaccaaacttttaatttttaaggatttCTGCATCCTACAATGAACACAAAGTGAAGTAGGACCATATTACCATAATTTGTATTCTGATTTGTTCATGTGTTTAGAGTTGTCAACTGCATAGAGGGATGTTATTATATGTTGAGCAACAAATCACCTTTCTGGCAAATTTTgctaaaatgtattcattttagctgaaagaaaataagcagTAGATGAATTTCCCTAAATATTTATCCACTATGAGCTTGGAATGCTCAGAGGAAACTTGAACAATCCAAGTCCTTTGAAGGTTATTCTTCTTCTACATCTTGTACTCTTTACTTGCCACATTAGAATAGCAATGCCCATTCTTAATGGTTTAGTGAGAGTCCACAATGTCTGTTTGAGATGCTGGTAGAAAAGCTAAGCAGCTATGAAATGAATGAGTGGGAATCtatgcatttttttcataaaataaattatatcagagggtaaaagaagaaatactaGAGGTCTGCAAAGGGGAGAAGGATGATGCCTTCAGTTACTGGTTGAATAGACAGACATGAGAAAGGACTAAAAAGCAGCTAATTAACTCAAAACAATACTGAATGTTTTTATGTTAATTACTAAAAGTAACACTGTATCTCTTCCCTAAAGTATTACATCTTTTTGGTTAATACACCTGAGAGAAAAATGGCTTTGGGTAAAACATACAAGAAACCTGTAAAATAACCAGGAATGTGACTTTCAAGAAAGAACAGTCCCCTAAGTTCATATGCACAGAAAGGTCCATTACTTATTTATAACTAAACTAAttataactaattaaaaaattatttgtaacaGCACACAAACCCTTATCTGAAACTTTTGGGGCCAAATGTGCTTTagaattctaaatttttttttttttggatgcattATGTAAAGCCCCCAGTGGGGTCTGAGACTGCACCCTATAAGCAAACACATTAGTATTTCTCCAGCAAAacttacggaaaaaaaaaaaaaaaccacacaaaaaacaaaaaacttacgAACACTCACACCTAATGAGATAAAGACCATCTATAGCCTTCCATTAGTTCTGGTCAGGTTTGGCTGCCAAGTTAGATGTGGTGCCAAACTTACTGAAAACTTTGGATTTTCATAGCTTTCTGAATTAAGATAAGGGGTTGTGGACCTGTACAACAATATCTGAAGATAAATTTACTGTTAAACTTACGTTACAAGCtttcaaacttaaaataaaaaagacagtacCAAGTGCGTAGAGAATTTAAACATGTTTTATTGTCAGAGGATGTCATTTGATTAAACTCCCCATCTCATTACATAGCTCCCACAAAATCTTTACAAAAAAATCTGGCCTCTTGGAGAGGCGTAAAGTTACTGAAGGAGAAAACATATCACATTCCAAATctgcatgttttttaaattaagacttaTCGTGCGTAGTGGACTTTAAAGCAATTCGTGGAAGGATTTTCCGCATCACATCTTACATAATATCACCCACAATACAGAAAAGGCTTATACTATTCAACCACTAGGATCAGTAAAACTGACAGCGTACAGAAAACCACTTAAATATGCACTTAGCAGCCAGGGCCCCGGGTCCAGCTAAAgtaaaggacaaaaatcacattcTACCTAAGGCGGGTGGTCCGTAGCCATCCAGGCTGTGGTCACTAGACCAAGAACAGCGTCCCAACTACAGAAAAGAAGACTCCAGCTCCCAGCAGCCCCCGCGCGGAGGCGGGGCGGTGGTTTGCCAGGCCCCGGACGCGGAGGCCTGAGCTCGCGGAGGATGGCGGGAACTGGAAGAGCGGCCGTCCGCAGTCCTCCCTCATATACCCTTGCCCCCGCGACCCGGCCCCTTCTCAAGCCCTCTGCACGGTACCTGTCCCCAGGactctctgttctctttcccGCTGCAGCAGGGGCGGTACTACCGGGTCTCAGATGGCAGCGCGGGGGCGACGACCCCGGGGCTGGGGATGAGGGGAAACCTGGCCTAGCGGGCATGCAGCGCCTTGTCATGTCGGCGCCGCTGGCGACGGCGGCATGTGCTGTGGCTGGAGAAGTTGGGTGCGTGGTTGCCGTCTTGCTGCTGGGACTCGGGGAGGCTGTCGGAGCAGAGGTGGGCGGCACCCCCTTCTCTCTTCATGGCGGTTCTCTCTCTTCGGAAGTGACTCCGGTGTGAGCGGGAAGGAACCTGAGGACCAACAGGGGGCGGGTCTTACTTGAAGCGTCGCGTTCTGATTGGCTTGCACGTCGGTCATTCCTGTTGTAGCGCAATAGAAAGCCGCAGCCTCTCAGGAGAAGGCGGGGTTTCGgtgagggggaggagagaaggaaaactgCCCCTCGTCACGTGCACAGGGACGGGGgcgcggggggtggggtggggtggggtgggggcgccGCAGCCTCCGGGTCGCTTCGGCTtcggcgggcgggcgggcaggcgCGGGCAGCAGAGCGCGCTGCGGCAGCTGGCGACACCCATCTTGAAGAGGGCGAAGGGCGAGTCAAACCCCGAGCTTGGTAGCTGACCTCAATGAAGATGGCCAACAGTTGGGCTTCCAGTGTCACACAGTTGTGCCTCAGAAATCCCCAGCTGTTCATTACATCGTCTCTTTAACATCTTAGGCCAAAGTGCCGTGATGCTGTCACCATTTCCTCGGTAGTCTGCTCAGCCCAATCTGAAGACTTGTTCATTCTGTGAGGGTTCTTGCTAAGTGCTGGGGGtggctcctttttctcttttaaagaagaaaaaaaacctcattgaaataaagactttttattcCACAAACGCATTTTGTTTCTCAGTTGCTGAAATGAGTTATCCATAAAACCTCTGCAGCCAGATTCCTGGGAGATTTCTGAAAGGAACATAGGCTCAGCTTTCAATTACCCATGTTAAGTGTGGAGAGCATAGGTTAGTGAAAACTGCCAGCAGCCTCCAATCCCCCTTTGCAAAGGGCTTGTGCTTTGgaggctgttagcattttccctACAAACTGAGAGGCTGGTCAGAGTATCTCTGAGCttgtttccacatctataaaatgggcattcTACTTTTCTGGGCAATTGTAAACCATAAAAATGGTAAGCAATGCAAAGTGCACAGCTCAGAGTCTCTCATGTAATAAGTACTGGGCAAATTAGTGTTCCCTTCCCTTGTCCTTTAgacagactctttttttttttttttttttgcggtatgcgggcctctcactgtgtggcctctcccgtcgtggagcacaggctccggacgcgcaggctcagcggccatggctcacggggcccagccgctccgcggcatgtgggatcttcccggagcaggacacaaacccgtgtcccctgcatcggcaggcggactctcaaccactgcgccaccagggaagacctagaCAGACTCTTAACACTTTAACTTACTACAAAATCTTCCAGAGACAGGTCAGATATTATAATAACTATTAACCAAAATATCAATCTCAAGTTTGTTCAAGCCTTAACTGTCAGACCTGTTCAATCAGTTGGATGGAACAAAATCTTAAATGACACAGAATTTAGACGGTCTTTAAAGTTTATTGTACTCAGATTTAACTGCTTTGCGAGCTAAGCATGCCTGACTGGCCTCAAGttcacctccttcccttccccgtTAGCCTTCAGGAGGAAGAATTAATGAGGAACAAAGTGGCTAACAGGGTGGCAAAGTGGAGGATAGAAGGTAAACTGAATGTACAGGTCTCTCATTCATCCCCAAAGTATATATCCATAGGTATATACTAGGTAGCAGGGATGCAAGAAAGGAAATACTGAAATAAGAGGCATTTTTCTCCTCCTAATACTTGAGAAGTTACTGTACCTAGCATTGTTTCttagataaaatagaatataataaatgctcaaaatgtgttgaatgaatagtgccttatatgtttgtttattaaGGGCTTTTCACACATATTATTTCCCATCTCCTCTtactgtgttctgttggatgttACTACACTGGCAAGCTCCTGTTTCTATAACAGCACATCTACAAAACATTTAATCTGATTCATTTCATTGCATGCTTGGATCATAAAAAAGAGTAATGCATAAAAACACGTTCTGCATAATCAATTAGTTGCTTTTCTTGGATTATAGTATTTGAATCATCCAGCTTCCAAGCTGTCGCTTTAAAGTCTATACTCATGATACCAAACAGTAGTTTTTGGATTTTCTTAATCTGAGCAACAGATTATGGAGTTAAGTGAGGCAAGAAATCCCTAGATCAATAAATGGATATGGAGtcataatgaaaacacaatttaaaaaatctcttcttaACAGTGAAGTAGTTATCCAAATCCTCAATAAGCATCAAGGCTCTTCTTTGTTTAAACTGTGTTTGAGAATGATACAGATTTGGGTTGCGGGGTGAAATATACTCAACATATCAACCAGAACTGCCGGGAGCCTCTAAGGCTCTtcccgacccccccccccaaatagtGCTGGTCAGTCTATAATGTGTTTATATCCCTTCTCTCACtttgaatttgtgtgtgtgtgtgtttgtgtatgtgtatacacacacacatacatacactgtgtgcacacacatggtTAATGTAAGGGATTTTTACACATTACTTTGTAGTGGGCTGGAAATAGAGGGCCTGGAAGCTGTACACTAGGTGAAAGATGTGAAAGAGCCAGGTATTTGCACGTGAGGAGACCAGGGGAGAGAAAaactggggtggggctgggggaagaaaaTGATGAATAAAGTAGACAAGACTGAATTAGAGACTTAAGACAAAACATCAGCCAGGATTGGAAAagtaatttaaagaaatgaaggctGGATGACCATAAAAGGCTAGTTGGAGAAGATTTCTGGGCATGGGGATGAGGAAGCAAAGATCACAGGAATGGAGTGGCTTCTAGGCCTGAG
Protein-coding sequences here:
- the SLF2 gene encoding SMC5-SMC6 complex localization factor protein 2 isoform X3; this encodes MTRRCMPARPGFPSSPAPGSSPPRCHLRPGSTAPAAAGKRTESPGDRYRAEGLRRGRVAGARVYEGGLRTAALPVPAILRELRPPRPGPGKPPPRLRAGAAGSWSLLFCSWDAVLGLVTTAWMATDHPP